A DNA window from Xanthomonas campestris pv. campestris str. ATCC 33913 contains the following coding sequences:
- a CDS encoding LacI family DNA-binding transcriptional regulator: protein MSISINDVARVAGVSKSTVSRALGTGPVSEEVRAKVEAAVRQTGYRPNLMARRLRSQHSGILGVIVADIRNPYFTALIRAVEEVAYKAGMRVTLCNTDEDPEREALYLELMQEERITGLIFAPTRVTVGRMHELVLDYPTVLVDRAGPGSRYDSVVLDNAAAMAELVAHLQAQGYRRIGGLFGSTSTTAAERRDGYLAAMHAQGLAPDYREVAPTAEAAIAELEHWLAAADRPEAIVTSNSLLLMGALKAARTAGLRLPQDLALAGFDNERWTDLVEPGITVVEQPVEDMGRAAMSLLLERLASPQLPIRRMVMTGRCVVRGSTGARRPGI, encoded by the coding sequence GTGAGTATCAGCATCAATGACGTGGCCCGCGTGGCCGGGGTGTCCAAGTCCACGGTGTCGCGCGCCTTGGGCACCGGCCCGGTGAGCGAAGAAGTGCGCGCCAAGGTGGAAGCTGCGGTGCGCCAGACCGGCTATCGCCCCAACCTGATGGCGCGGCGATTGCGATCCCAGCACTCCGGCATCCTCGGGGTGATCGTGGCCGACATCCGCAACCCGTACTTCACCGCGCTGATCCGTGCTGTGGAAGAGGTCGCTTACAAGGCCGGTATGCGCGTGACCCTGTGCAATACCGATGAAGATCCCGAGCGCGAGGCGCTGTACCTGGAGCTGATGCAGGAAGAACGCATCACCGGGCTGATCTTCGCGCCCACCCGGGTCACGGTGGGGCGCATGCACGAGCTGGTACTGGATTACCCCACCGTGCTGGTGGACCGCGCCGGTCCCGGCAGCCGCTACGACAGCGTGGTGCTGGACAACGCCGCGGCCATGGCCGAACTGGTGGCGCATCTGCAGGCGCAGGGCTACCGCCGCATCGGCGGGTTGTTCGGCAGCACCAGCACTACCGCGGCCGAGCGCCGCGACGGCTACCTGGCAGCCATGCATGCCCAGGGCCTGGCACCGGACTACCGCGAGGTGGCACCCACCGCCGAGGCCGCGATTGCCGAACTGGAGCACTGGCTGGCCGCCGCCGACCGCCCCGAGGCCATCGTCACCAGTAACAGCCTGCTGCTGATGGGCGCATTGAAGGCCGCACGTACCGCCGGCCTGCGGCTGCCGCAGGACCTGGCGTTGGCGGGCTTCGATAACGAGCGCTGGACCGATCTGGTCGAACCCGGCATCACCGTGGTCGAACAGCCGGTGGAGGACATGGGCCGCGCCGCGATGTCGCTGCTGCTCGAACGCCTGGCCAGCCCGCAGCTGCCGATTCGCCGCATGGTGATGACCGGCCGCTGCGTGGTGCGTGGCTCCACCGGCGCCCGCAGGCCGGGTATCTAA
- the ptsP gene encoding phosphoenolpyruvate--protein phosphotransferase: MSSPSIAPVTPDLVRLRATARDKDDAIAQAAQLLVAAGCVAPGYDASMRRREGLANTFLGHGLAIPHGVGEDRHLVRRDGIAVLQLPEGVEWNPGQTTRLVVGIAAQSDTHITLLRRLTRLIQDPAQLEALFTTDDPAVIVAALTGDRAPDTSAAPATDLAERFEWTIAYPSGLHARPATRWAETARGFSARAQVRAGDQAADAKSLVGLLQLGLRAGDSITVSAKGSDAPALLKRLRAVMDSLTAQEKADAERAAQRRAAPVIGWTPPQAQPAIVGIGASPGVAIGIVHRLRAAQTEVADQPIGLGDGGVLLHDALTRTRQQLAAIQDDTQRRLGASDAAIFKAQAELLNDTDLITRTCQLMVEGHGVAWSWHQAVEQIASGLAALGNPVLAGRAADLRDVGRRVLAQLDPAAAGAGLTDLPEQPCILLAGDLSPSDTANLDTDCVLGLATAQGGPTSHTAILSRTLGLPALVAAGGQLLDIEDGVTAIIDGSSGRLYINPSELDLDAARTHIAEQQAIREREAAQRALPAETTDGHHIDIGANVNLPEQVAMALTQGAEGVGLMRTEFLFLERGSTPTEDEQYQTYLAMARALDGRPLIVRALDIGGDKQVAHLELPHEENPFLGVRGARLLLRRPDLLEPQLRALYRAAKDGARLSIMFPMITSVPELISLREICARIRAELDAPELPIGIMIEVPAAAAQADVLARHADFFSIGTNDLTQYVLAIDRQNPELAAEADSLHPAVLRMIRSTIDGARKHDRWVGVCGGLAGDPFGASLLAGLGVQELSMTPNDIPAVKARLRGRALSALQQLAEQALQCETAEQVRALEAQREGQA, from the coding sequence TTGTCCTCTCCGTCGATTGCCCCCGTCACCCCCGACCTGGTGCGCCTGCGCGCCACTGCCCGCGACAAGGACGACGCCATTGCCCAGGCCGCCCAGCTGCTGGTGGCAGCCGGATGCGTGGCGCCGGGCTACGACGCCAGCATGCGGCGGCGCGAAGGCCTGGCGAATACTTTCCTGGGCCACGGCCTGGCGATTCCGCACGGCGTGGGCGAAGACCGGCACCTGGTGCGCCGCGACGGCATCGCGGTGCTGCAGCTGCCCGAGGGCGTGGAATGGAACCCCGGCCAGACCACCCGCCTGGTGGTGGGCATCGCCGCCCAGTCCGACACCCACATCACCCTGCTGCGCCGGCTGACCCGCCTGATCCAGGATCCGGCCCAGCTGGAAGCGCTGTTCACCACCGACGACCCGGCCGTGATCGTGGCCGCGCTGACCGGCGACCGCGCACCCGACACCAGCGCCGCCCCGGCCACCGACCTGGCCGAACGGTTCGAATGGACCATCGCCTACCCCAGCGGCCTGCACGCGCGCCCGGCCACTCGCTGGGCGGAGACCGCGCGCGGCTTTTCGGCCCGCGCCCAGGTCCGCGCCGGTGACCAGGCCGCCGATGCCAAGAGCCTGGTCGGCCTGCTGCAACTGGGCCTGCGCGCCGGCGACAGCATTACGGTCTCAGCGAAAGGCAGCGATGCCCCCGCCCTGCTCAAGCGCCTGCGCGCGGTGATGGACAGCCTGACCGCGCAGGAAAAGGCCGATGCCGAACGTGCCGCGCAACGCCGCGCCGCACCGGTCATCGGCTGGACCCCGCCGCAGGCGCAGCCGGCCATCGTCGGCATCGGCGCCAGCCCGGGCGTGGCAATCGGCATCGTGCACCGCCTGCGTGCCGCGCAGACCGAGGTGGCCGACCAGCCGATCGGCCTGGGCGACGGCGGCGTGCTGCTGCATGACGCCCTCACCCGCACCCGCCAGCAGCTGGCCGCCATCCAGGACGACACCCAGCGCCGCCTGGGCGCCTCGGACGCGGCGATCTTCAAGGCCCAGGCCGAGCTGCTCAACGACACCGACCTGATCACCCGCACCTGCCAGCTGATGGTCGAAGGCCACGGTGTGGCGTGGTCGTGGCACCAGGCGGTGGAACAGATCGCCTCCGGCCTCGCGGCGCTGGGCAACCCGGTGCTGGCCGGCCGCGCCGCTGACCTGCGCGACGTGGGCCGCCGTGTGCTGGCCCAACTCGACCCGGCAGCGGCCGGCGCCGGCCTCACCGACCTGCCCGAGCAGCCCTGCATCCTGCTCGCCGGCGACCTGTCGCCGTCGGACACCGCCAACCTCGACACCGATTGCGTGCTTGGCCTGGCCACCGCCCAGGGCGGGCCGACCTCGCACACCGCGATCCTGTCGCGCACGCTCGGCCTGCCGGCGCTGGTCGCGGCTGGCGGCCAGTTGCTGGATATCGAAGACGGCGTCACCGCCATCATCGACGGCAGCAGCGGGCGGCTCTACATCAACCCCTCCGAGCTGGACCTGGACGCGGCGCGTACGCATATCGCCGAGCAGCAGGCCATCCGCGAGCGCGAAGCCGCCCAGCGCGCCCTGCCCGCCGAAACCACCGACGGCCACCACATCGACATCGGCGCCAACGTCAACCTGCCTGAGCAGGTCGCCATGGCCTTGACCCAGGGCGCCGAAGGCGTGGGCCTGATGCGTACCGAATTCCTGTTCCTTGAGCGCGGCAGCACGCCCACCGAGGACGAGCAGTACCAGACATACCTGGCCATGGCACGGGCCCTGGACGGCCGCCCGCTGATCGTGCGTGCGCTGGACATCGGCGGCGACAAGCAGGTGGCGCACCTGGAGCTGCCGCACGAAGAAAACCCGTTCCTGGGCGTGCGTGGCGCGCGCCTGCTGCTGCGCCGCCCCGACCTGCTCGAGCCACAGCTGCGGGCGCTGTATCGCGCGGCCAAGGACGGCGCACGGCTGTCGATCATGTTCCCGATGATCACCTCGGTGCCGGAGCTGATCAGCCTGCGCGAGATCTGCGCACGCATCCGCGCCGAACTCGACGCACCGGAGCTGCCGATCGGCATCATGATCGAAGTGCCCGCCGCCGCCGCCCAGGCCGATGTGCTGGCGCGCCATGCGGATTTCTTCTCGATCGGCACCAACGACCTCACCCAATACGTGCTGGCAATCGACCGCCAGAACCCGGAACTGGCCGCCGAAGCCGACAGCCTGCATCCGGCGGTGCTGCGCATGATCCGCAGCACGATTGACGGCGCGCGCAAGCACGACCGCTGGGTCGGGGTGTGCGGCGGTCTGGCCGGCGACCCGTTCGGCGCCAGCCTGCTGGCCGGGCTGGGCGTGCAGGAATTGTCGATGACGCCCAACGACATTCCGGCGGTCAAGGCGCGGCTGCGTGGCAGGGCGCTGAGCGCCTTGCAGCAGCTGGCCGAGCAGGCGCTGCAGTGCGAAACCGCAGAGCAGGTGCGTGCGCTTGAAGCACAGCGCGAGGGCCAGGCATGA
- the pfkB gene encoding 1-phosphofructokinase: MSLQAITVTLNPAIDQTIQLDRLQPGAVHRASSVRNDAGGKGINVAACLADWGSQVAALGVLGVGNAGVFEALFRERGITDHCHRVAGDTRTNLKLVEAQVNETTDINLPGLQLGQAHLQGVADHLAPLLRAGLPVVLSGSLPAGLPEDSWAQLQAQASAAGARVLLDTSGAPLVAALAAAPVAMPYAVKPNRHELEAWTGHPLGDHAALTAAAHALIARGIQLVVISMGTEGALFVQRDQQLIARPPRLAQGSSVGAGDAMVAGLAAALLDDATELEQCARLATAFSMCRLESGDARRITPEGVRDAAAAVVIGAVP; encoded by the coding sequence ATGAGCCTGCAGGCCATCACCGTCACGCTGAATCCGGCGATCGACCAGACCATCCAGCTCGATCGCCTGCAACCTGGCGCCGTGCACCGCGCCAGCAGCGTGCGCAACGATGCCGGCGGCAAGGGCATCAACGTGGCCGCCTGTCTGGCCGACTGGGGCAGCCAGGTCGCCGCGCTCGGCGTGCTTGGCGTCGGTAACGCAGGGGTGTTCGAAGCGCTGTTTCGCGAGCGCGGCATTACCGATCACTGCCACCGCGTGGCCGGCGACACCCGCACCAACCTCAAGCTGGTCGAAGCGCAGGTCAACGAGACCACCGACATCAATCTGCCCGGGCTGCAGCTGGGCCAGGCGCATCTGCAAGGCGTGGCCGACCATCTGGCCCCGCTGCTGCGCGCCGGCTTGCCGGTGGTGCTCTCCGGCAGCCTGCCGGCCGGCCTGCCCGAGGACAGCTGGGCGCAGCTGCAGGCGCAGGCCAGCGCGGCGGGCGCACGCGTCCTGCTCGACACCAGCGGTGCGCCGCTGGTGGCCGCACTCGCTGCCGCTCCCGTCGCAATGCCGTATGCAGTGAAGCCGAACCGCCACGAACTGGAAGCCTGGACCGGCCACCCGCTCGGCGACCACGCCGCACTCACCGCCGCCGCGCATGCGCTGATCGCCCGCGGCATCCAGTTGGTGGTGATTTCCATGGGCACCGAGGGCGCGCTGTTCGTGCAGCGCGACCAACAGCTCATTGCGCGCCCGCCACGGCTGGCGCAAGGCAGCAGCGTGGGCGCCGGCGATGCCATGGTGGCCGGCCTGGCGGCCGCGTTGCTGGACGACGCCACCGAGCTGGAACAGTGCGCGCGGCTGGCCACGGCGTTTTCGATGTGCCGGCTGGAAAGCGGCGATGCACGCCGGATTACGCCCGAAGGCGTGCGCGACGCTGCCGCCGCCGTCGTCATCGGGGCGGTGCCGTGA
- a CDS encoding PTS fructose transporter subunit IIC: protein MSSSIVVIAAGERSTEAVLAAEALRRAATAAGRSVTIEIRSDQGVLGALPTELTNGAAHVLIVGDADADTARFGDAQLLHLSLGAVLDDPAAAVSQLAATTAPASTSATTDASGAGGKRIVAITSCPTGIAHTFMAAEGLQQAAKKLGYQMRVETQGSVGAQDALTDEEIRAADVVIIAADREVDLARFGGKRLFKSGTKPAINDGPALIQKALAEAGVHGGAAPVAGANATSDAKGNARTGAYKHLMTGVSFMLPFVTAGGLLIALAFALGGIYAGDDAHQGTLAWSLFQIGAKAGFTLMVPALAGYIAYSIADRPGIAPGMIGGLVAANLNAGFLGGIIAGFIAGYGVAALNRYIKLPRNLEGLKPVLILPVLGTLLVGLAMMYVFGQPVADLLAWLTAWLRGMQGSSALLLGLLLGGMMAFDMGGPVNKAAYAFSTGLIASQVYTPMAAAMVAGMTPPLGIALATWVFRNRFTVEERGSATAAGVLGLAFVTEGAIPYAARDPLRTIPALVIGSAVAGAISMTAGAELKAPHGGIFVLLIPNAVTHLLNYVLALVVGVVVTAVALRLLKKPVADVIA, encoded by the coding sequence ATGTCCTCTTCCATCGTGGTCATCGCCGCCGGCGAACGCAGTACCGAAGCCGTTCTGGCGGCCGAAGCGCTGCGCCGCGCGGCCACCGCCGCCGGGCGCAGCGTGACGATCGAAATCCGCAGCGACCAGGGCGTGCTCGGCGCACTGCCGACCGAGCTGACCAACGGCGCCGCGCACGTCCTGATCGTCGGCGATGCCGATGCCGACACCGCGCGCTTCGGCGACGCGCAACTGCTGCATCTGAGCCTGGGCGCGGTACTGGACGACCCGGCCGCCGCCGTCAGCCAGCTCGCTGCCACCACCGCACCAGCCAGTACATCGGCAACGACCGACGCATCCGGCGCAGGCGGCAAGCGCATCGTTGCGATCACCTCCTGCCCCACCGGCATCGCGCACACTTTCATGGCCGCCGAAGGCCTGCAGCAGGCCGCAAAGAAGCTCGGCTACCAGATGCGCGTGGAAACGCAGGGGTCGGTGGGCGCGCAGGACGCATTGACCGACGAGGAAATCCGCGCGGCCGACGTGGTCATCATCGCTGCCGACCGCGAAGTGGACCTGGCCCGTTTCGGTGGCAAGCGACTGTTCAAGAGCGGCACCAAGCCGGCGATCAACGATGGCCCGGCGCTCATCCAGAAAGCCCTGGCCGAGGCCGGCGTGCACGGTGGCGCAGCTCCGGTTGCGGGCGCCAACGCCACATCGGACGCCAAGGGCAATGCGCGCACCGGCGCCTACAAGCACCTGATGACCGGTGTGTCGTTCATGCTGCCCTTCGTCACCGCTGGCGGCCTGTTGATCGCGCTGGCCTTCGCGCTCGGCGGCATCTATGCCGGCGACGACGCGCACCAGGGCACGCTGGCCTGGTCGCTGTTCCAGATCGGCGCCAAGGCCGGCTTCACCTTGATGGTGCCCGCGCTGGCCGGTTACATCGCCTATTCCATCGCCGACCGCCCCGGCATCGCGCCGGGCATGATCGGCGGGCTGGTCGCGGCCAATCTCAATGCCGGTTTCCTCGGCGGCATCATTGCCGGCTTCATCGCCGGCTACGGCGTGGCCGCGCTCAACCGCTACATCAAGCTGCCGCGCAACCTGGAAGGGCTCAAGCCGGTGCTGATCCTGCCGGTGCTGGGCACACTGCTGGTCGGCCTGGCGATGATGTATGTGTTCGGCCAACCGGTGGCCGACCTGCTGGCCTGGCTCACCGCCTGGCTGCGCGGCATGCAGGGCAGCAGCGCGCTGCTGCTGGGCCTGTTGCTCGGCGGCATGATGGCCTTCGACATGGGCGGGCCGGTCAACAAGGCCGCCTACGCGTTCTCCACCGGCCTGATCGCCAGCCAGGTCTATACCCCGATGGCTGCGGCCATGGTGGCCGGCATGACCCCGCCGCTGGGCATCGCGCTGGCCACCTGGGTGTTCCGCAACCGCTTCACCGTCGAAGAACGCGGCTCGGCCACCGCTGCCGGCGTGCTCGGGCTGGCCTTCGTCACCGAAGGCGCCATCCCGTATGCCGCCCGCGACCCGTTGCGCACCATCCCGGCGCTGGTGATCGGCTCGGCCGTGGCCGGCGCGATCTCGATGACCGCCGGTGCCGAACTGAAGGCGCCGCATGGCGGCATCTTCGTGCTGCTGATCCCCAATGCCGTGACCCACCTGCTCAATTACGTGCTGGCCCTGGTGGTCGGCGTGGTGGTCACCGCGGTGGCGCTGCGCCTGCTCAAGAAGCCGGTGGCCGACGTGATCGCCTGA
- a CDS encoding carbohydrate porin, with amino-acid sequence MTALAPRHARPRLLCLSLALALAPLAHAQDAADAFKLKLGYTGEAASMIDGGRKNGDAYAGQLMVGTDVDLNSLFGWHGATVKAYVTNRHGTNLSNSSIGNSTSVQEIYGGQGTRLANLTLVQKLFDDRLELEAGRSVANIHFLGSDLCQYFQGNSACGNPTFVFRTSNFTYWPVSSWAAHATAWVTPKVYVHVGAYEVNPVQAQDGQHGLKWSTDDTTGVVVPYAIGYKNKGGDGSMAAMYELGGWQDNSDYTDPLRDRNGNPAVLSGLGYENKQGRSGMFARFEQQVTNPDPSGARGLTVFGAILKSTGGQAIEDHFVQLGLVQKGTFASRPQDNIAFVITQQKYSDEAIENLRLARASAGGTGTPADNQIMMELSYGIQVTKRLRIAPNLHYVINPDQFNEPTRSNDLKNALIAGMRIDWNL; translated from the coding sequence ATGACCGCCCTCGCCCCCCGCCATGCCCGTCCCCGCCTTCTGTGCCTCTCGCTGGCACTGGCGCTGGCCCCGCTCGCCCACGCGCAGGATGCCGCCGATGCCTTCAAGCTCAAGCTGGGTTACACCGGCGAAGCGGCCTCGATGATCGACGGCGGGCGCAAGAACGGCGACGCCTACGCCGGCCAGTTGATGGTCGGCACCGACGTCGATCTGAACAGCCTGTTCGGCTGGCACGGCGCCACCGTCAAGGCCTACGTCACCAACCGTCACGGCACCAACCTGTCCAACAGCAGCATCGGCAACAGCACCTCGGTGCAGGAAATCTACGGCGGCCAGGGCACCCGCCTGGCCAACCTCACCCTGGTGCAGAAACTGTTCGACGACCGCCTGGAACTGGAAGCCGGCCGCAGCGTGGCCAACATCCACTTCCTCGGCTCGGACCTGTGCCAGTACTTCCAGGGCAACTCGGCCTGCGGCAACCCCACCTTCGTGTTCCGCACCAGCAACTTCACCTACTGGCCGGTCTCCAGCTGGGCCGCGCACGCCACCGCCTGGGTCACGCCCAAGGTTTACGTGCATGTAGGCGCGTACGAAGTGAACCCGGTGCAGGCCCAGGACGGCCAGCACGGCCTGAAGTGGAGCACCGACGACACCACCGGCGTGGTGGTGCCCTACGCCATCGGCTACAAGAACAAGGGCGGCGACGGCAGCATGGCCGCGATGTACGAACTCGGCGGCTGGCAGGACAACTCCGACTACACCGACCCGCTGCGCGACCGCAACGGCAACCCGGCTGTGCTCAGCGGCCTGGGCTATGAAAACAAGCAGGGCCGCTCGGGCATGTTCGCCCGCTTCGAACAACAGGTCACCAACCCGGATCCGTCCGGCGCCCGTGGCCTGACCGTGTTCGGCGCCATCCTCAAGAGCACCGGCGGCCAGGCGATCGAGGACCACTTCGTGCAACTGGGCCTGGTGCAGAAGGGCACCTTCGCCAGCCGCCCGCAAGACAACATTGCGTTTGTGATCACCCAGCAGAAGTACAGCGACGAGGCAATCGAAAACCTGCGCCTGGCCCGCGCCTCGGCCGGCGGCACCGGCACCCCGGCCGACAACCAGATCATGATGGAGCTCAGCTACGGCATCCAGGTCACCAAGCGCCTGCGCATCGCGCCGAACCTGCATTACGTGATCAACCCGGACCAGTTCAACGAGCCGACCCGCAGCAACGACCTGAAGAACGCATTGATCGCGGGCATGCGGATCGACTGGAATCTGTGA
- a CDS encoding alpha/beta hydrolase family protein has translation MATAATQRGDVISSRVLTTFTSTQIAKQLGTQSDAPPPRCNVSVAEIVYATVGVHNEPTTASAAVLIPSGINCTTSYPLLGWGQGAQLQRASSQAQGFRASRGNHEVISQFAAQGYAVVATDYLGIGKSTYPFAPHLQAAPEASAIVDALRAARVLLAQQHAPLSGKVMLSGFSSGAHAVMAAQREIELHLSSEFNLVASGPISGPYSLSKTVLKNWGGPKAEGLNTLTLVLNTFTLIGMQHTYSNLYTTPMQVFQQPLANKVESLFPGKFDAITLGLEQLTDVKDVFQPEFARDVVSNAKNAFIKDLMRNDLVNWTPRTPTLLCGVQDDNVVPFSVAQEALADFKRNGSNQVKLVPVTSGAFFPHGASKAPCMAAVRTQLLDKQR, from the coding sequence ATGGCAACCGCAGCAACGCAGCGCGGTGACGTGATCAGCAGTCGCGTACTGACCACCTTCACCAGCACTCAGATCGCCAAGCAACTGGGCACACAGAGCGATGCGCCGCCGCCGCGCTGCAACGTCAGCGTGGCGGAAATCGTCTACGCCACCGTCGGCGTCCATAACGAACCCACCACCGCCTCCGCTGCCGTCCTGATCCCCTCCGGCATCAACTGTACGACGTCGTATCCATTGCTGGGATGGGGACAGGGCGCGCAGTTGCAGAGGGCCAGCTCACAGGCACAAGGGTTCCGCGCATCGCGCGGCAACCACGAGGTGATCAGCCAATTTGCGGCACAAGGCTATGCGGTCGTGGCCACCGACTATCTGGGTATTGGCAAGTCGACCTATCCCTTCGCGCCCCATCTTCAAGCTGCCCCTGAAGCCAGCGCCATCGTGGACGCGCTACGCGCCGCGCGTGTCCTGCTTGCACAGCAGCATGCGCCGCTTTCGGGCAAGGTCATGCTCTCCGGTTTTTCCAGTGGTGCCCACGCCGTGATGGCTGCCCAACGCGAGATCGAGCTGCACCTGTCCAGCGAATTCAACCTGGTCGCAAGTGGTCCTATCTCCGGGCCCTATTCCCTCTCCAAGACCGTGCTGAAAAACTGGGGCGGCCCCAAGGCCGAGGGACTCAACACGCTCACGCTCGTACTCAACACCTTTACCTTGATCGGCATGCAGCACACCTACTCCAATCTCTACACGACACCCATGCAGGTGTTTCAGCAGCCATTGGCGAACAAGGTCGAGAGTCTGTTCCCCGGGAAATTCGATGCGATCACGCTTGGGCTCGAACAACTGACCGACGTCAAGGACGTGTTTCAGCCGGAGTTCGCGCGCGATGTCGTCAGCAACGCCAAAAACGCATTCATCAAAGACCTCATGCGCAACGATCTGGTCAATTGGACCCCGCGCACGCCCACCTTGCTGTGCGGGGTGCAGGACGACAATGTGGTGCCATTCAGCGTTGCGCAAGAGGCGCTGGCCGACTTCAAGCGCAATGGCAGCAATCAGGTGAAACTCGTTCCCGTGACATCTGGCGCATTTTTTCCACACGGTGCCAGCAAGGCGCCCTGCATGGCTGCAGTGCGCACCCAGCTGTTGGACAAGCAGCGTTGA
- the secF gene encoding protein translocase subunit SecF produces MKIFPLHLIPNDTKIDFMRLRKPVLILMLVLAIASIGIIVGKGFNYALEFTGGTLVQTSFQKTVDVDQVREQLAKAGFENAQVQNARGGNEVMIRLQAREQHNNRDDAATTVAEEVRKAVSTEQNPATVQPGEFVGPQVGKDLALNGVYATVFMLVGFLIYIAFRFEWKFAVVASLTALFDLLVTVAFVSLTGREFDLTVLAGLLSVMGFAINDIIVVFDRVRENFRALRVEPLEVLNRSINQTLSRTVITAVMFFLSALALYIYGGESMEGLAETHMIGAVIVVISSIIVAVPMLSIGPFAVTKQDLLPKAKDVEALARRP; encoded by the coding sequence ATGAAAATTTTTCCGCTTCATCTGATCCCGAACGACACCAAGATCGATTTCATGCGCCTGCGCAAGCCGGTGCTGATCTTGATGCTGGTGCTGGCGATCGCCTCGATCGGCATCATCGTCGGCAAGGGCTTCAACTACGCACTGGAATTCACCGGCGGCACGCTGGTGCAGACCTCGTTTCAGAAGACGGTGGACGTGGACCAGGTGCGCGAGCAGCTGGCCAAGGCCGGCTTCGAAAACGCGCAGGTGCAGAACGCGCGTGGCGGCAACGAGGTGATGATTCGCCTGCAGGCGCGCGAGCAGCACAACAACCGCGACGATGCCGCCACCACCGTCGCTGAAGAAGTGCGCAAGGCCGTCAGCACCGAGCAAAATCCTGCCACCGTGCAGCCGGGCGAATTCGTCGGCCCGCAGGTCGGCAAGGATCTGGCCTTGAACGGCGTGTACGCCACGGTGTTCATGCTGGTGGGCTTTCTGATCTACATCGCGTTCCGCTTCGAGTGGAAGTTCGCTGTGGTCGCCAGCCTGACCGCGTTGTTCGATTTGCTGGTGACGGTGGCCTTCGTGTCGCTGACCGGCCGCGAGTTCGATCTGACCGTGCTGGCGGGCTTGTTGTCGGTGATGGGTTTTGCGATCAACGACATCATCGTGGTGTTCGACCGCGTGCGCGAAAACTTCCGCGCGCTGCGCGTGGAACCGCTGGAAGTGCTGAACCGCTCGATCAACCAGACGTTGTCCCGCACGGTGATCACCGCGGTGATGTTCTTCCTGTCTGCATTGGCGTTGTACATCTACGGCGGCGAGTCGATGGAAGGCCTGGCCGAGACGCACATGATCGGCGCGGTGATCGTGGTGATCTCCTCGATCATCGTCGCCGTGCCGATGCTGAGCATCGGGCCGTTCGCTGTGACCAAGCAGGATCTGCTGCCCAAGGCCAAGGACGTGGAGGCGCTGGCGCGTCGTCCTTAA